One window from the genome of Aricia agestis chromosome 6, ilAriAges1.1, whole genome shotgun sequence encodes:
- the LOC121728257 gene encoding collagenase-like: MSVNTVFVLLALAISQVLAVPLAEVPAVYPSGFETPEGSGSRIVSGWDAQPGQHPHQVSLRMISALGLATGCGGSVVHRSWVVTAAHCTAGQLTVIVRSGLVNINNPEDVQEAQETYNYPTFNVNTPLVTQTNDIALIKLQQPLVYSSNLRSIRIQPSADAYRDYNAVVLYASGFGRTWTLGATSDHLQWVFLRGVSNPSCAQLFGTALITQNTICATFYNETSQSICQGDSGGPLVNVEADGTPTLVGVTSFVAGGDFGCHSGIPGGFIRPGPFHSWFTQVTGIDFNNLVEEEEVKPTTTAVPETTVYLTTTEESENPETTVVTTTSAPDTTVTVTTPSTLSTTTTSSPSTTTTTTPEEEEESEEIDDPEIADLLKRLEVKVKVKVRLSKYLKKKIN, encoded by the exons ATGTCGGTGAATACAGTTTTCGTTTTGCTGGCTCTGGCTATCAGccag GTGCTGGCGGTGCCGCTGGCGGAGGTGCCGGCGGTCTACCCCAGCGGGTTCGAGACGCCCG AGGGTAGCGGGTCCCGCATCGTGTCGGGGTGGGACGCGCAGCCGGGCCAGCACCCGCACCAGGTGTCGCTGCGCATGATCAGCGCCCTGGGCCTCGCCACCGGCTGCGGAGGCTCCGTCGTGCACCGCTCCTGGGTGGTGACCGCCGCGCACTGCACCGCCGGCCAGCTCACCGTCATCGTCCGCTCCGGCCTCGTCAACATCAACAACCCCGAGGACGTGCAGGAGGCGCAGGAGACCTACAACTACCCCACCTTTAACGTCAACACGCCGCTCGTCACGCAGACCAACGACATTGCCCTGATCAAGCTCCAGCAGCCCCTCGTGTACTCCA GCAACCTCCGCAGCATCCGCATTCAGCCGTCCGCGGACGCCTACAGGGACTACAACGCGGTCGTCCTCTACGCCAGCGGCTTCGGCAGGACATGGACTCTTG GTGCTACATCGGACCACCTCCAGTGGGTGTTCCTGCGCGGCGTGTCCAACCCGTCGTGCGCGCAGCTGTTCGGCACCGCCCTGATCACACAGAACACGATCTGCGCCACCTTCTACAACGAGACGTCGCAGTCCATCTGCCAGGGCGACAGCGGCGGCCCGCTCGTTAACGTAGAGGCGGACGGCACGCCCACCCTCGTCGGAGTCACATCCTTCGTGGCCGGCGGAGACTTCGGATGCCACTCCGGAATTCCTGGTG GTTTCATCCGTCCCGGACCATTCCACTCCTGGTTCACCCAGGTTACTGGCATCGACTTCAACAATCTGGTGGAGGAGGAGGAGGTCAAACCGACCACCACTGCCGTCCCCGAGACGACCGTGTACCTCACCACTACCGAAGAATCTGAGAACCCCGAGACCACTGTTGTGACCACGACCTCCGCACCCGACACCACCGTCACTGTGACAACCCCCTCTACTCTTTCTACGACCACTACCTCTTCTCCCTCCACGACCACTACCACTACTCCAGAGGAGGAGGAGGAGTCAGAGGAAATCGATGACCCCGAAATTGCTGACCTTCTGAAGAGACTGgaggtcaaagttaaagttaaggtcaGGTTGAGCAAGTACTTGAAGAAGaagataaattaa